A stretch of the Vicinamibacteria bacterium genome encodes the following:
- a CDS encoding sigma-70 family RNA polymerase sigma factor: SRFQPRLRLAILRTYQMEAARHPELDTGSIEETSEDLTQAVFVKLLESRRRALSRFRGNTEHSIYTYLAAIGVNLVRDHFRKLRTLKTPKASVSLSNLVATEDRGERLSYEQALVRDGEGPERLVAAREFRRSIEGAIEETSRQSGTSARDRLVFRLFFLEGLTISEIAGIRTVRLSASGVEKCVRRIREVLKHHLSEGGEAGENSS, translated from the coding sequence TCGCGCTTCCAGCCGAGGTTGCGGCTCGCCATCCTGAGAACGTACCAGATGGAGGCCGCGCGCCATCCGGAGCTGGACACCGGCTCGATCGAAGAGACCTCTGAAGATCTCACCCAGGCGGTATTCGTCAAGCTCCTGGAGTCTCGGCGGCGCGCGCTGTCGCGATTTCGAGGCAATACCGAGCACTCGATTTACACCTATTTGGCAGCGATTGGTGTGAACCTGGTGAGGGATCACTTCCGGAAACTGAGGACCCTCAAGACCCCGAAAGCATCGGTTTCGCTCTCCAATCTGGTCGCGACGGAGGACAGAGGCGAGAGGCTCTCCTATGAGCAAGCGCTCGTCCGCGACGGCGAAGGTCCCGAGCGCCTGGTTGCCGCCCGGGAGTTTCGAAGGAGCATAGAAGGCGCCATCGAAGAGACGTCGAGACAATCCGGGACCAGCGCTCGAGATCGACTCGTGTTCCGCCTCTTCTTTCTCGAGGGACTCACCATCTCGGAGATCGCAGGTATCCGGACGGTCCGCCTTTCGGCAAGTGGGGTCGAAAAATGCGTTCGGCGCATCCGGGAAGTGTTGAAACATCACCTTTCGGAGGGAGGGGAAGCGGGTGAAAACTCGTCATAA